The Pseudomonas benzenivorans region CTCGAGAATCACCTTGAGGGCCTCGACGTTGGCCAGCGACAGGTAGTTCAGCGACATGTTGGAAATCAGCTTCCACAAGAAATCGCGGTGCAGCGGCGGCGCGTAGCTCGGCGTCACCGCGCTGATGTTGCGGAAGGTCAGGAACTCCGGGGTGTCCTCGCTGGGCAGGCAGATGTCGCCCAGGCCGAGCTGGCGCGGCAGATTCTGGTTGGTGCAGGTCAGCTCGATCGACAGGGTCTCGTGCTGGTCGAGGTTGCGCAGGCCGAAGCTCAGGTAGGTCTCCAGGCCGTCGCCGAGCAGCGAGGGTTGCTGACGCACGCTGTAGTGCGGGCGCGCCAGGGGCACGTCGAAGCTCGGGTCGTGCTCGAAGGACTCGAACGGCACGTACTCCTCGTAGCCCTGGCCGCCGGGTTTCCAGCCGGTGACCCGGTCCACCGAGAACACCCCGCAATGCTGGGCGTCGAACTCGGCCGGCAGCAGCAGGTACTGGTCCTGCTTGCCGTCCAGGCGGATCGGAATGGCGTCGTGGGCGAACAGGTTGACCACCGGCGTGCAGTACAGGCGCACGTTCTCCAGGGTCGGGCGGATGCGCTGCACCCCGGCCTTGCGAATGTCGAAGCGCAGTTCCATACCGCGGGCCCGTTCGAGCAATTCCGGCGGCAGGCGCTTGAGGCCGTCCAGGCCCTTGAGGTCGACGAACAGGAACTTCTCCTGGAAGGCGAAGTATTCCTGCAGGTAGCGGTAGCCGCGGAAGGTGTTCAGCGGGTAGGGGATCAGCGCCTCGTCCTCGGCGAAGCCCACCGGCTGCAGCTGCTCGGCATCCAGGTTCAGGTTGGCCACGGCCTGGCCGGCCGTGTCCTTGACCAGGGCCTGGCCGTCCTCGCCGAGCAGCACCAGCTGGATGCCGCCGAGATGGCGCAACAGGCCGAGGTAGAGCAGCTGGCTGATATAGCGCTCGCCGGCCAGGTGCAGGCGCAGTCGCTTCAGTTCGAGCTCGCCGAGGTGGCCGTCGGCGCTCATTGCCAGGCGCAGGCTGAGCAGCGCGCCGTCGCCCTTCACCGAATAGTCCAGGCCCTTCAGCGCCAGGGGCAGTACCTCGGTGGCGAAGGCGGTGCGAAAGCGACAGGTCACGCCCTGGATCGGCTTGGACTCCACCGGTGTATGGCGCGGTACCGGCAGGGCCGGGCCGGGACGCTTGAGCGGGTCGAACTGCAGCATGCTGAAGGCCGGCAGCGGGCGCATGTAGTTCGGCCACAGCAGGTGCATCAGCGAATGAGTCAGCTCCGGCAGCTCGTCGTCGAGCTTCTGCCGCAGGCGCCCGGTGAGAAAGGCGAAACCCTCCAGCAGCCGCTCGACATCCGGGTCGCGCCCGCTCTGCCCGAGATAAGGCGCCAACGCCGGGCTGCGCTCGGCAAAGCGCTTGCCCAGTTGGCGCAGAGCGGTGAGTTCGCTCTGGTAGTAGTGGTTAAAAGACATTCGAAGCGCTCTTCCTTGGGCGTAGGGTCATGGACACAGGTTGGTGTCACGAATCTTCCAGGCGTGTATGGAGTTGCCTTTGCGTTCGTGATGCGAGCGTCCGAGCTGCGCAAGAAACCCTGGCTTATCGAGCGAAAGCGAATTGCCATTCGCGGTGATGTCTAGGCGATAAGTATCAGGAACGCTATTTTCCAGTTCATCATCGAAGGATATGTAGGACAGCACCTCGGTGACTTCGCCAACCGCGACGCGCTTGTTCAGTACGAACGGCTCTTTGGCGTTGGAATACTCATAGGCAGTGATGTCGACCGGGTAGCTGCAACGATTTTCCAGGTCGGCGATAAACACCGTTTTCGACTGCGCTGTGCAACCTCCGAGCGCGAACAGGGAAAGCAGGACGAGGTGCTTAGTCATCGAACTGCACCCGTGATAGCCAAAGCAGGCCTTTGACATCTTGTTCCGAGGCGACTGCGCGGTTCCAGTAATCCTGATAGCCCCGTGGGCCCCTCGGGGAGTCTGAGTGATAGTGCATCACATCCACTTCACCACTGCCCGGAACAGGGTGGTTAGCTACCGGGGATTGGGTTAGGACGGTAGAGGTCTCTTTGTGACTCCAGGAGTACTCAGGAACCAGTCCGCCATCGCCGTACTCGTTGAGAATCAAGTGACCGACTTCGTGAGCGGCAGTATGTTCAAAATCGCCATCTGCGAAATCTGCAGGATAATTAGCGGCGCTCCAGAACCCTTGGTTGTGATAGATCTTCTTGAACATGGCAAAACTGGTTGAGCGACCAAAATCGGCGCTCAGTGAGGAAATCAGCGGAAAGTTCTTGGTGCTTGGCTTGGTGTTCACATCCGCCACCACCTTAACCTTGTAAACACCCTTCGCCGTCTGGATTGGCGCGCCTACGCCTTGTGCGCGGCTACCGTCGCGCGACCAGTAACGTTCGATACCTGCCTTGGCCATGGCCTGTAGCTCGGTGAAGGTTTTTGCCGTCAAGTTGGTGTTC contains the following coding sequences:
- the tssF gene encoding type VI secretion system baseplate subunit TssF — translated: MSFNHYYQSELTALRQLGKRFAERSPALAPYLGQSGRDPDVERLLEGFAFLTGRLRQKLDDELPELTHSLMHLLWPNYMRPLPAFSMLQFDPLKRPGPALPVPRHTPVESKPIQGVTCRFRTAFATEVLPLALKGLDYSVKGDGALLSLRLAMSADGHLGELELKRLRLHLAGERYISQLLYLGLLRHLGGIQLVLLGEDGQALVKDTAGQAVANLNLDAEQLQPVGFAEDEALIPYPLNTFRGYRYLQEYFAFQEKFLFVDLKGLDGLKRLPPELLERARGMELRFDIRKAGVQRIRPTLENVRLYCTPVVNLFAHDAIPIRLDGKQDQYLLLPAEFDAQHCGVFSVDRVTGWKPGGQGYEEYVPFESFEHDPSFDVPLARPHYSVRQQPSLLGDGLETYLSFGLRNLDQHETLSIELTCTNQNLPRQLGLGDICLPSEDTPEFLTFRNISAVTPSYAPPLHRDFLWKLISNMSLNYLSLANVEALKVILETYDLPRYYDQHAEKVSKRLLDGLKSIGHRHVDRLHRGLPVRGVRTELTIDPEGYLGEGDLFLFASVLNEFFALYASLNSYHELRVQSTQGEVYQWTPRMGQQPLL